From a single Streptomyces liliifuscus genomic region:
- a CDS encoding sirohydrochlorin chelatase, whose translation MPRPVLLVIAHGSRDPRHAATVHALVRRVRALRPGVRVETGFLDFNIPSVSGVLESLAAEGVRDVVALPLLLTRAFHAKSDIPAVLSEAPARLRIRQADVLGPSPLLTAALERRLYEAGLSPADKSSTGVVLASAGSTDPEAIAVIAEIAREWRRTGWCAVRPAFASASLPRTGDAVRELRALGCARVAVAPYVLAPGFLPDRIARGAAEADVLADVLGASPEVARVLLDRYDAARTPALTAVGA comes from the coding sequence ATGCCCCGACCGGTACTTCTCGTCATCGCCCACGGCAGCCGCGACCCGCGCCATGCCGCGACCGTGCACGCGCTGGTACGGCGGGTACGGGCCCTGCGCCCGGGCGTCCGCGTGGAGACCGGCTTCCTGGACTTCAACATCCCTTCGGTCTCGGGGGTGTTGGAGTCACTGGCGGCGGAGGGCGTACGTGACGTGGTGGCGCTCCCTCTCCTCCTGACCCGGGCCTTCCATGCGAAGTCGGACATCCCGGCGGTGCTGAGTGAGGCTCCGGCGCGGCTGAGGATCCGGCAGGCGGATGTGCTCGGCCCGTCGCCACTATTGACCGCCGCGCTCGAACGGCGGTTGTACGAGGCGGGGTTGTCCCCCGCCGACAAGTCCTCGACCGGGGTCGTGCTGGCCTCGGCGGGGTCCACGGACCCGGAGGCGATCGCAGTGATCGCAGAAATCGCGCGGGAGTGGCGGCGGACCGGTTGGTGCGCCGTGCGGCCTGCGTTCGCCTCCGCGTCGTTGCCTCGTACGGGGGATGCGGTGCGGGAGTTGCGTGCGCTGGGGTGCGCGCGCGTGGCTGTCGCTCCCTACGTCCTGGCGCCCGGTTTCCTCCCGGACCGGATCGCGCGGGGCGCGGCCGAGGCGGACGTCCTCGCCGACGTCCTGGGCGCGTCCCCGGAGGTGGCCCGCGTCCTCCTGGACCGCTACGACGCCGCCCGAACCCCGGCGCTGACGGCGGTGGGCGCCTGA
- a CDS encoding TIGR03086 family metal-binding protein: protein MVECAAEAARVARGVTAAQLAGATHCSDWDVRALVNHWVLYTSHGLEHRALRKPLPESLTGRDFAAEAGWASAYAAQLDRAVAAWADPVVWQGEVDLGMGSMAAPELASMVVKEMAVHGWDVATATGQEYRISDATARIILDVVTTHGALYRQYDGFAPAVPVPSDSPTFTRAIALSGRDPRLSQTPS, encoded by the coding sequence ATGGTCGAATGTGCCGCCGAGGCCGCCCGGGTCGCGCGCGGGGTCACCGCGGCGCAGCTCGCCGGGGCCACCCACTGTTCGGACTGGGACGTCCGGGCCCTGGTGAACCACTGGGTGCTCTACACCTCCCACGGTCTGGAGCATCGGGCGCTGCGCAAGCCGCTGCCCGAGTCCCTGACCGGGCGGGACTTCGCCGCCGAGGCCGGGTGGGCGTCCGCCTATGCCGCCCAGCTGGACCGGGCGGTTGCCGCGTGGGCCGATCCGGTGGTGTGGCAGGGGGAGGTGGACCTCGGCATGGGGTCCATGGCCGCTCCCGAGCTTGCCTCGATGGTCGTGAAGGAGATGGCGGTGCACGGGTGGGACGTCGCCACGGCGACCGGCCAGGAGTACCGCATCTCCGACGCGACGGCCCGCATCATCCTGGACGTCGTAACCACCCACGGCGCCCTATACCGCCAGTACGACGGCTTCGCCCCCGCTGTCCCGGTGCCGTCCGACTCCCCCACCTTCACCCGGGCCATCGCCTTGAGCGGCCGCGACCCCCGTCTGTCCCAGACGCCCTCGTGA